One window of uncultured Methanoregula sp. genomic DNA carries:
- a CDS encoding ADP-ribosylglycohydrolase family protein — translation MLNKFKGCLLGAALGDALGMPNESNAPNLNKMKYGFRRPYKGHPNEDLKPGQFTDDTQLMLLTGTLLADGKYNEERYAAALCELYSRRALRFPDGSISAVCEHLAKGSSQHQGVKSTTSGCLPGSVPFALAFPGVSEGAQRAVRACNVTHTHPAAHAAVSTFVTLIYHTLHETPDPVGKAVEQAQVEDEVLGGKIRNALMLEKDGMDTETALLKIGNDVSVFQTLPIAFFLISRYVHPPDLLTVSANTGGNTDTIALLCGAYLGASKGMDALPADLLENLEDRQRIELLGQRLYNLYSRKLEQM, via the coding sequence ATGCTCAACAAATTCAAGGGGTGCCTGCTTGGTGCTGCGCTTGGTGATGCGCTTGGTATGCCCAACGAAAGTAATGCACCAAACCTCAATAAGATGAAATACGGGTTCCGGCGCCCGTACAAAGGTCATCCCAATGAAGATCTCAAACCCGGGCAGTTCACGGATGACACACAGCTGATGCTCCTGACCGGGACCCTCCTTGCAGATGGCAAGTACAATGAAGAACGGTATGCTGCAGCCCTGTGCGAATTGTATTCCCGCAGGGCTCTCCGTTTTCCTGATGGTTCCATTTCAGCAGTGTGTGAGCATCTGGCCAAAGGAAGCAGCCAGCATCAGGGTGTCAAATCCACGACATCCGGCTGCCTTCCGGGTTCTGTTCCGTTTGCGCTTGCATTCCCTGGTGTAAGTGAAGGTGCTCAACGGGCAGTTCGTGCCTGCAATGTCACCCACACCCACCCGGCAGCCCATGCAGCAGTTTCCACATTTGTTACGCTCATATACCACACGCTGCACGAAACACCCGACCCGGTAGGGAAAGCCGTTGAACAGGCCCAGGTGGAGGATGAAGTCCTGGGCGGAAAGATCCGGAACGCCCTGATGCTGGAAAAAGACGGGATGGATACGGAAACAGCATTGCTCAAGATAGGAAACGACGTCTCGGTATTCCAGACCCTTCCCATCGCCTTTTTCCTCATCAGCCGGTATGTCCACCCCCCGGACCTCCTCACGGTTTCAGCCAATACCGGTGGAAATACCGATACGATCGCCCTTCTCTGTGGTGCATACCTTGGTGCATCCAAAGGTATGGATGCCCTCCCCGCAGACCTGCTGGAAAATCTCGAGGACCGGCAAAGAATAGAACTGCTCGGCCAGCGGTTGTATAACCTCTACTCCCGCAAACTTGAGCAGATGTAA
- the acs gene encoding acetate--CoA ligase — protein sequence MTEDFDVRLVESTVRYTPDPSYKRNSWVGDYEKAYQEFLADPDAFWSKIAQDLDWIRPHDTVKEWNYPYAKWFVNAKLNITANCLDRHVKGDRRNKVALIWRGEDGKERVFTYQKLLTEVMRFAAGLRKIGVQKGDRVCIYMPMVPEQIIAMLACARIGAVHSVVFAGFGVTALNMRIREAAAKIVITADISIRRGKAIPLITTVQESILNAPSVEHLIILRRRREPPIDIRPDFEIDFYSLMEDGAAFCPPEVMDAEDPLFMLYTSGSTGTPKGIVHTCAGYMVGTYYTTKYVFDIKENDIYWCTADPGWITGHSYIVYGPLAVGATIFITEMTPDYPDPGIWWKLIEEQKINIFYTAPTAIRMFMKMGEEWPGKYDLSSLRVIGSVGEPLNPEAFVWYHHVIGKDRCPIVDTWWQTETGMQMITTMVGEPMRPGFAGKPVPGVIADVVDKDGKSVQPGTGGFLVIREPWPAMFRTVYNNDERYRKYWYTINGVYAAGDLAVKGKDGYIMVLGRADDIIIVAGHNIGTAEVESALVSHQSVAEAAVIGKPDPMKGNSIKAFVILRHDYKPSEKLNHDLIYHVRMTLGPIAVPHEIEFVDKLPKTRSGKIMRRVLKAKEMGIDPGDISTLEE from the coding sequence ATGACAGAAGACTTCGATGTCAGACTGGTGGAGAGCACCGTCCGTTATACCCCGGACCCTTCCTATAAACGGAACTCCTGGGTGGGTGATTACGAAAAAGCATACCAGGAGTTTCTGGCGGATCCCGATGCGTTCTGGAGCAAAATTGCACAGGACTTGGACTGGATACGGCCGCACGATACCGTGAAGGAATGGAACTACCCGTATGCGAAATGGTTCGTCAATGCAAAACTCAACATTACCGCCAACTGCCTGGATCGCCATGTTAAGGGTGACCGGCGGAACAAGGTAGCATTGATCTGGAGAGGAGAGGATGGCAAAGAACGCGTCTTCACCTACCAGAAACTGCTCACGGAAGTGATGCGGTTTGCAGCCGGGCTCAGGAAGATCGGCGTGCAGAAAGGTGACCGGGTCTGCATCTACATGCCCATGGTCCCGGAACAGATCATCGCTATGCTGGCGTGTGCCCGGATTGGAGCAGTCCACAGCGTTGTGTTTGCCGGGTTCGGTGTAACTGCCCTCAACATGAGGATCCGGGAAGCTGCGGCAAAAATAGTCATTACTGCCGATATTTCCATCCGTCGCGGGAAGGCAATTCCCCTCATTACAACCGTCCAGGAATCTATCCTGAATGCTCCCAGTGTCGAGCATCTCATTATCCTGAGAAGGCGGCGGGAGCCACCCATAGACATCCGGCCTGACTTCGAGATCGACTTCTACAGTCTCATGGAGGACGGGGCTGCGTTCTGCCCGCCCGAGGTAATGGACGCCGAGGATCCGCTCTTTATGCTGTATACGAGCGGTTCCACCGGGACTCCAAAAGGCATCGTCCATACCTGTGCAGGGTACATGGTCGGGACATACTACACCACGAAATATGTCTTCGATATCAAGGAGAATGACATCTACTGGTGTACTGCCGATCCGGGATGGATCACCGGCCACAGTTACATCGTGTATGGTCCACTTGCAGTAGGGGCAACGATCTTCATCACTGAAATGACACCGGACTACCCGGATCCGGGCATCTGGTGGAAACTCATCGAAGAGCAGAAGATCAATATCTTCTACACGGCCCCAACCGCCATCAGGATGTTCATGAAGATGGGAGAAGAATGGCCGGGCAAATATGATCTGAGTTCCCTGAGAGTAATCGGGTCCGTGGGGGAACCCCTGAATCCCGAAGCATTCGTATGGTACCACCATGTAATCGGGAAAGACCGGTGCCCGATCGTCGATACCTGGTGGCAGACTGAAACGGGGATGCAGATGATCACGACCATGGTGGGGGAACCGATGCGGCCGGGTTTTGCCGGTAAACCTGTTCCCGGAGTTATTGCCGATGTGGTCGACAAAGACGGGAAATCCGTTCAACCGGGAACCGGAGGATTCCTTGTTATAAGGGAACCCTGGCCGGCAATGTTCCGGACCGTGTACAACAACGATGAACGGTACCGGAAATACTGGTACACAATTAACGGAGTATATGCTGCCGGCGACCTTGCCGTCAAGGGAAAAGACGGGTATATCATGGTCCTGGGACGGGCTGACGACATCATCATCGTTGCCGGGCACAATATCGGTACCGCCGAAGTGGAAAGTGCCCTCGTTTCGCACCAGTCAGTAGCCGAAGCTGCCGTGATCGGCAAACCGGATCCAATGAAAGGCAATTCGATCAAGGCGTTTGTCATCCTTCGCCATGATTACAAACCCAGCGAAAAACTCAATCACGACCTGATCTACCACGTGAGAATGACACTCGGGCCTATTGCTGTACCTCATGAGATCGAGTTTGTAGACAAACTCCCCAAGACGCGCAGCGGTAAGATCATGCGCAGGGTACTGAAGGCAAAAGAGATGGGGATCGACCCGGGAGATATATCGACCCTGGAAGAGTGA
- a CDS encoding acetate uptake transporter has product MTQESTNNGIQVKNLDITANPAPLGLLGFGMTTVLLNLHNAGFFALGSMILAMGIFYGGLAQIIAGTQEWKKNNTFGATAFTSYGIFWLTLVGLLILPKLGLADASDKTAMAAYLFMWGLFTAVMFIGTLKANRALQFVFGSLTILFFLLALGDITGNGTITVIAGYEGIICGFSAIYAGLAQVLNEMYKRTVAPLG; this is encoded by the coding sequence ATGACTCAGGAATCTACAAATAATGGAATCCAGGTAAAAAATCTCGATATAACCGCGAACCCGGCACCCCTCGGGCTGCTGGGATTCGGCATGACAACGGTGCTGTTGAACCTGCACAATGCAGGATTCTTTGCACTGGGATCGATGATCCTCGCAATGGGAATCTTCTACGGAGGACTGGCCCAGATCATTGCAGGTACCCAGGAATGGAAGAAGAACAACACCTTCGGCGCAACCGCCTTCACATCCTACGGGATATTCTGGCTGACCCTGGTCGGACTCCTGATCCTGCCGAAACTCGGGTTAGCCGATGCATCGGACAAAACCGCCATGGCAGCATACCTCTTCATGTGGGGGTTGTTTACCGCAGTTATGTTCATCGGGACGCTGAAAGCAAACAGGGCACTCCAGTTCGTGTTCGGATCGCTGACAATCCTGTTCTTCCTCCTAGCTCTTGGAGACATCACGGGTAATGGCACCATCACGGTAATTGCAGGGTATGAAGGGATCATCTGCGGCTTCTCGGCAATATACGCAGGTCTTGCACAGGTGCTCAACGAGATGTACAAGCGGACAGTTGCACCTCTCGGATAA
- a CDS encoding ATP-NAD kinase family protein: MKRIGLIINPVAGMGGSVGLKGTDGNVEEARRRGASPQARNRALITLRLLAREKDLHFITCSGAMGEDILRDAGCQDYEIAYHYQGESSARDTKAAARQLMENRPDLILFCGGDGTARDLFEVVGRDVPLLGIPAGVKMYSAVFAIDPATAAELVRESDKKQLRDSEILDVDEVAYRAGVLKTRIFGIARTPAIFGKVQVSKQVYEEPDEERAKQEIARFMQEVILPDTFYILGAGTTTEAIAHLLGVQKILLGVDVIRNGVLMAADADEKTLLSLARQEEETRIILSPIGAQGFILGRGNQQISAGLVRLVGIRNLIVVATPHKLQETPELYIDSGDPDLDREFGTSIQVVSGYRIAQRKKIHQTSRNNNPEKN, from the coding sequence ATGAAACGGATCGGCCTCATCATCAACCCGGTTGCCGGTATGGGTGGATCGGTGGGGCTGAAAGGGACCGATGGTAATGTGGAAGAGGCCCGCCGTCGCGGGGCATCTCCGCAGGCCCGGAACCGGGCACTTATCACCCTCCGGCTTCTTGCGCGGGAGAAGGATCTGCATTTTATCACGTGTTCCGGTGCCATGGGAGAGGATATCCTCCGGGATGCCGGCTGCCAGGATTATGAAATTGCCTATCATTATCAGGGTGAGAGCAGTGCCCGTGATACAAAGGCTGCAGCCCGCCAGCTCATGGAAAACAGGCCCGACCTGATCCTCTTCTGCGGTGGTGACGGCACAGCCCGGGATCTTTTCGAAGTTGTCGGCAGAGACGTACCGCTTCTCGGGATTCCCGCCGGTGTCAAGATGTACTCCGCAGTTTTTGCCATTGATCCGGCAACTGCTGCGGAACTTGTACGGGAATCTGATAAAAAACAGCTCCGGGATTCTGAAATTCTTGACGTGGATGAAGTGGCGTACCGGGCAGGAGTACTGAAAACGCGGATCTTCGGTATTGCCAGGACTCCCGCCATTTTCGGTAAAGTGCAGGTATCAAAACAGGTGTACGAGGAACCTGATGAGGAGCGGGCCAAGCAGGAGATTGCCCGGTTCATGCAGGAAGTGATCCTCCCGGATACGTTCTATATCCTGGGAGCTGGGACAACAACGGAGGCGATAGCCCACCTTCTCGGTGTGCAAAAGATTCTGCTTGGTGTCGATGTTATCAGGAATGGGGTGCTGATGGCAGCGGATGCGGATGAGAAGACCCTTCTTTCCCTTGCCCGACAGGAAGAGGAAACCCGTATCATCCTGAGCCCTATCGGCGCACAGGGGTTCATCCTCGGCAGGGGAAACCAGCAGATAAGTGCGGGGCTTGTCAGGCTTGTGGGGATCAGGAACCTCATCGTAGTTGCCACCCCTCACAAGTTGCAGGAAACACCGGAGCTCTATATTGATTCCGGCGATCCGGATCTCGACAGGGAGTTCGGGACATCAATCCAGGTCGTTTCCGGATACCGGATTGCGCAGCGCAAGAAGATCCACCAGACTTCACGTAATAATAATCCTGAAAAGAACTGA
- a CDS encoding TrpB-like pyridoxal phosphate-dependent enzyme → MQTKILLDEEQMPKKWYNVQADLPSPLDPPLHPQTHKPIGPDDLAAIFPMELIRQEVTTDRHINIPEEVQEVLHLWRPSPLYRAHRLEKFLKTPAKIYYKWEGVSPAGSHKTNTSIPQAYYNMKAGIERIATETGAGQWGSALAFATMLYDLECTIYMVRSSYTQKPYRKSMMHVWGAECIPSPSTKTNSGRAVLEKDPETPGALGIAISEAVEDAATHANTNYALGSVLNHVCLHQTVIGLECREQLAMVDDYPDIVIGCVGGGSNFGGIGFPFAGDKMTGKHKDVDIIGVEPASCPTLTKGLYTYDFGDVAGLTPLMKMFTLGHDFVPPSIHAGGLRYHGDSPIVSRLVHDGVMRGISYHQSEVFDAAQTFARTEGIIVAPETSHAVKAAIDEALKCKKSGEEKTILFNCSGHGNFDMSAYDAYYAGKLVDYEYPDELIKQAIGRIPKIQ, encoded by the coding sequence ATGCAGACGAAAATCCTCCTCGATGAGGAGCAGATGCCAAAAAAATGGTATAATGTTCAGGCAGACCTGCCCTCCCCGCTCGATCCTCCGCTTCATCCCCAGACTCACAAACCGATTGGGCCGGATGATCTTGCCGCAATTTTCCCGATGGAACTGATCCGGCAGGAAGTCACAACAGATCGCCATATCAATATCCCTGAAGAAGTGCAGGAGGTTCTTCACCTCTGGAGACCAAGCCCCCTGTACCGGGCCCACCGGCTTGAGAAGTTCCTGAAGACGCCCGCGAAGATCTACTACAAGTGGGAAGGCGTCAGCCCGGCCGGAAGCCACAAGACGAACACATCGATCCCGCAGGCATATTACAATATGAAAGCAGGGATCGAGCGGATCGCAACCGAGACCGGTGCCGGGCAATGGGGGTCTGCGCTTGCCTTTGCGACGATGCTGTACGATCTGGAGTGCACTATCTATATGGTCCGGTCCAGTTACACCCAGAAGCCCTACCGGAAATCCATGATGCACGTCTGGGGAGCAGAATGTATCCCGAGCCCCAGCACCAAAACAAACTCAGGCCGTGCGGTGCTTGAAAAGGACCCGGAGACTCCGGGTGCCCTTGGGATCGCTATATCTGAAGCAGTCGAAGATGCGGCCACCCACGCCAATACAAACTATGCGCTGGGCTCGGTGCTGAACCATGTCTGCCTCCACCAGACCGTAATCGGCCTCGAGTGCCGGGAGCAGCTGGCAATGGTCGATGATTATCCGGACATTGTCATCGGGTGTGTTGGCGGCGGATCGAACTTTGGCGGAATCGGTTTCCCGTTCGCTGGCGACAAGATGACCGGGAAGCACAAGGATGTGGATATTATCGGCGTTGAACCGGCATCGTGCCCAACGCTCACCAAAGGTCTCTATACGTACGACTTTGGCGATGTTGCCGGCCTCACTCCGCTCATGAAGATGTTCACGCTCGGCCATGACTTCGTCCCGCCATCCATCCATGCCGGCGGCCTCCGCTACCACGGAGACTCCCCGATTGTCTCCCGTCTCGTGCATGATGGCGTGATGCGGGGGATCTCCTACCACCAGAGCGAGGTCTTCGATGCTGCCCAGACCTTTGCCCGCACGGAAGGAATCATCGTTGCCCCGGAAACCTCCCATGCCGTGAAGGCTGCAATCGACGAGGCGCTCAAGTGCAAAAAATCCGGCGAGGAGAAAACAATTCTCTTCAACTGCTCGGGCCACGGCAATTTCGACATGTCGGCGTACGATGCCTACTATGCCGGCAAACTTGTGGATTACGAATACCCGGACGAACTGATCAAACAGGCCATCGGCCGGATCCCCAAGATACAATAA
- a CDS encoding Yip1 family protein: MSRSITDILIKPNAFFADVIGEKEDFKLPIIILLAGGIIAAGYGYLIGGLTARMMSGAVPGIEIIVTLSSAIGALIGVFIFWLIWTGIIFLISAAFKGKGSFKRTLQVTGYGYLPQVFGSLISLIAAFEYIPRIVVPQMSAAMMQDPVVMQVTINSLMRDPAMLELTQITSVIAIVFLLWSANIWIFGVQHARGISTRDAALSVGIPVFIYIAYIVYTLGVM, from the coding sequence ATGAGTCGTTCCATTACTGATATCCTGATAAAACCCAACGCGTTCTTTGCAGACGTAATAGGAGAAAAAGAAGATTTCAAACTGCCAATTATCATCCTGTTGGCCGGTGGAATCATTGCTGCCGGGTACGGGTACCTGATCGGCGGACTGACTGCACGGATGATGTCCGGGGCAGTCCCCGGTATTGAAATAATTGTCACCCTCTCATCCGCCATTGGCGCTCTCATCGGAGTATTCATTTTCTGGCTCATCTGGACCGGTATCATCTTTCTCATCTCTGCCGCATTCAAAGGCAAAGGCAGCTTCAAGCGAACCCTGCAGGTTACCGGATACGGGTACCTTCCCCAGGTGTTTGGATCGCTCATCAGCCTGATTGCAGCATTTGAATACATACCCAGAATCGTGGTGCCCCAGATGAGTGCAGCAATGATGCAGGACCCTGTCGTGATGCAGGTAACGATCAATTCCCTGATGCGGGATCCCGCCATGTTGGAACTGACCCAGATCACTTCCGTCATAGCCATTGTATTCCTCCTGTGGAGTGCCAATATCTGGATATTCGGCGTCCAGCATGCCAGGGGAATAAGCACACGGGATGCCGCGCTCTCGGTCGGCATCCCGGTTTTCATCTATATCGCCTACATAGTCTATACTCTCGGAGTCATGTGA
- a CDS encoding ABC transporter ATP-binding protein — protein sequence MDDIPVMSFEEVSKIYPLPAGDVTALDRVSFQVDRGEFISVMGPSGSGKSTLLNLMGCLDTPTTGDIYISGTRTGDMSDVELTNLRRDRIGFIFQYFNLFPLLNIIENVTFPMVLKSQHSVDPERGREVLRSVQLEEKLFTHTPTELSGGQQQRVAIARALVNNPDILLCDEPTGNLDSKTGAGIMDLMTELNRKGTTIIMVTHDPHIAEYSRRTIRIADGRIVS from the coding sequence ATGGACGACATACCCGTAATGTCATTTGAAGAAGTGTCCAAGATTTATCCGCTTCCTGCAGGTGACGTCACCGCCCTCGATCGCGTCTCGTTCCAGGTTGACCGGGGGGAGTTCATATCGGTGATGGGACCATCGGGATCGGGAAAATCCACACTCCTCAACCTGATGGGATGCCTGGATACACCGACAACCGGCGATATCTACATCAGCGGAACCCGTACCGGGGACATGTCTGACGTGGAACTCACCAATCTCCGCCGGGACCGGATCGGGTTCATATTCCAGTACTTCAACCTCTTTCCCCTCCTCAACATCATCGAGAATGTCACCTTCCCCATGGTGCTGAAATCCCAGCATTCCGTGGATCCGGAGCGTGGGCGCGAGGTGCTTCGGTCCGTTCAGCTGGAAGAAAAACTCTTCACCCACACCCCCACCGAACTTTCGGGAGGCCAGCAGCAGCGGGTAGCTATTGCCCGTGCGCTCGTCAACAACCCGGACATTCTCCTCTGCGATGAACCGACGGGCAATCTCGACTCAAAGACCGGTGCCGGCATCATGGACCTGATGACCGAACTCAACCGGAAGGGAACCACGATCATCATGGTCACCCACGACCCGCATATCGCGGAATATTCGCGGCGGACGATTCGGATTGCTGACGGGAGGATCGTGTCATGA
- a CDS encoding ABC transporter permease gives MIFWEIAKRNIRLHFLRSTLAMLGIVIGVIAIASMGILGNSLVASVSDNLKSVGDSVIVTPYAGGGSGPFGGGGGRTASLKITDQNFQQIKRVAAPNKAIPVYSASDHMKIGVGSDDIVAAIYALPSDDVPDMMKLQAGDYNNGNSGCLVGSTFAKDHNLKVGSRISIGTNGDKGALRVTGIIEERGMSFDISTDNSLIVTPEWMENAYNRNKDYDEVVVKVKDGDTAIVKTNIEKQLNKHKDNKVVSVMDSKATLASIYSTFGMVTTFVTAIGGISMIVAGVSIFNIMMMSVNERIKEIGIMRSIGTQKKEVMSMFIYEAAIIGIIGSIVGGILSLLAGYAISALMLNSTKYLFTLATAISVTEGVAFGIVICLACGIYPAWQAANMNPIDALRHE, from the coding sequence ATGATCTTCTGGGAGATAGCCAAGCGCAACATACGGCTGCACTTTCTCCGGTCCACTCTCGCGATGCTCGGCATCGTGATCGGGGTCATTGCCATCGCGTCGATGGGAATACTCGGGAACAGCCTTGTCGCATCCGTATCGGACAACCTCAAATCCGTTGGCGACAGCGTGATCGTAACCCCCTATGCCGGGGGAGGCTCGGGACCTTTCGGCGGCGGGGGTGGCCGCACGGCGAGCCTGAAGATCACCGACCAGAACTTCCAGCAGATAAAGCGGGTCGCGGCACCGAACAAGGCGATTCCCGTGTACTCGGCATCCGATCACATGAAGATCGGTGTCGGCAGTGACGACATCGTGGCAGCCATCTATGCTCTGCCATCGGACGATGTCCCGGATATGATGAAGCTCCAGGCCGGGGATTACAACAACGGGAACTCGGGGTGCCTTGTCGGATCCACGTTTGCCAAGGATCACAACCTCAAGGTCGGATCCCGGATCTCGATCGGGACCAATGGCGATAAGGGGGCGCTGAGGGTCACGGGAATCATCGAGGAGCGGGGCATGAGTTTCGATATCAGTACCGACAACTCCCTCATCGTTACCCCGGAATGGATGGAGAATGCATATAACCGCAACAAGGATTATGACGAGGTTGTCGTCAAGGTCAAGGACGGGGATACGGCAATCGTCAAGACCAATATAGAAAAGCAGCTCAACAAGCACAAGGACAACAAGGTCGTCAGCGTGATGGACAGCAAAGCAACCCTTGCTTCCATCTATTCCACGTTTGGCATGGTTACGACCTTCGTCACGGCAATCGGCGGGATCTCGATGATTGTTGCCGGCGTCTCGATCTTCAACATCATGATGATGTCCGTGAATGAGCGGATCAAGGAGATTGGTATCATGCGCAGCATCGGCACCCAGAAAAAAGAGGTGATGAGCATGTTCATCTACGAAGCCGCGATTATCGGTATCATCGGGAGCATTGTCGGGGGGATCCTGAGCCTTCTTGCGGGATATGCCATCAGTGCCCTGATGCTCAATTCAACCAAGTACCTGTTCACCCTTGCGACGGCGATCTCGGTTACGGAAGGTGTTGCATTCGGGATCGTGATCTGTCTTGCCTGCGGGATTTACCCGGCATGGCAGGCAGCGAACATGAACCCCATCGATGCCCTCCGGCACGAGTGA
- a CDS encoding class I SAM-dependent methyltransferase — MSPPVTAGMDPDWNEIWKLRQERHESSKLADDPSHDWNKKENAERYDANARNGYDDRVKTTIASLDITRNSRVLDIGAGPGTLAIPLAPLVKEITAVEPGAGMVEILKKHAEQQGIRNITCVQKTWEDIELSRDRAGPYDIVIASLSLTMHDIREALTKMDAASSGSVHLFWFVDMPFWERMYADLWEPLHGNPYYSGPKADCLFGVLYQMGIYPDVTMLPLSKEYRFGSREEMFAFFRRRFGAATPAQEQMVDTYIAPLIRTQGNEVTVSGNSTFAHIRWKKTKP, encoded by the coding sequence ATGAGCCCCCCGGTCACGGCAGGGATGGATCCCGACTGGAACGAGATCTGGAAACTGCGACAGGAACGGCACGAGTCCTCGAAACTCGCCGATGACCCTTCCCACGACTGGAACAAAAAGGAGAACGCGGAACGCTACGATGCGAACGCCCGGAACGGGTATGACGACCGGGTAAAGACGACGATTGCTTCCCTTGACATCACCAGGAATTCACGGGTGCTGGATATCGGTGCCGGGCCGGGAACGCTGGCAATTCCCCTCGCTCCGCTCGTGAAAGAGATTACGGCGGTTGAACCCGGGGCCGGCATGGTGGAGATCCTCAAAAAACATGCGGAACAGCAGGGGATCCGGAACATCACCTGTGTGCAGAAGACCTGGGAGGATATTGAACTGTCCCGCGATCGTGCCGGGCCTTACGATATCGTCATCGCCTCGCTCTCACTGACCATGCACGACATCCGCGAGGCGCTGACAAAGATGGATGCTGCATCTTCCGGATCGGTCCACCTCTTCTGGTTCGTGGACATGCCATTCTGGGAGCGGATGTATGCCGATCTCTGGGAGCCCCTGCACGGCAATCCGTATTACTCCGGGCCAAAGGCGGACTGCCTGTTCGGCGTTCTTTACCAGATGGGGATTTATCCGGACGTGACAATGCTTCCTCTTTCCAAGGAATACCGGTTCGGGAGCCGGGAGGAGATGTTCGCATTCTTCCGGCGCAGGTTTGGTGCAGCAACACCGGCGCAGGAACAGATGGTGGATACTTATATTGCACCGCTTATCCGGACGCAGGGTAATGAAGTGACGGTCAGCGGGAATTCGACATTTGCCCACATCCGGTGGAAGAAAACAAAACCGTAA
- a CDS encoding PEGA domain-containing protein — MIKIFVLTILILGIITAGCSSPTPQQAAATPKPTQTSLYYYGNGTFNVNGTLQQVNGTLFISSNPPGADIYIDNEYRCPGDCALSYMVPPGRHTVEFRKDGYETVDYPVMVEKGGMDGINVTLTKKGDRLPVASATVTGKS; from the coding sequence GTGATTAAGATATTCGTTCTCACCATTCTCATCCTCGGCATCATAACTGCAGGATGCAGCAGTCCCACACCGCAGCAGGCAGCCGCTACTCCGAAGCCAACCCAGACTTCCCTTTACTATTATGGAAACGGCACCTTCAATGTCAACGGCACGCTCCAGCAGGTGAACGGCACCCTCTTTATCTCGTCAAACCCCCCGGGTGCGGATATCTATATCGATAACGAATACCGGTGCCCGGGCGATTGCGCCCTCTCCTATATGGTTCCACCCGGCCGCCACACGGTCGAGTTCCGCAAGGACGGCTACGAGACGGTCGATTACCCTGTCATGGTCGAGAAAGGTGGCATGGATGGGATCAATGTAACACTCACCAAGAAAGGGGACCGCCTGCCGGTCGCTTCTGCGACCGTGACCGGGAAATCATAG
- a CDS encoding phosphotransacetylase, which produces MTVSKKSIGIGTEADPEMVIANACRVNIPYDIVCYCRPGTASVPPGNSRVKLAESADPGAALVADLMAGTIQAAVRGDLRGEVTLKVLEAAAGVSRLERVALLETAGGKKFMFAPVGIAEGWTVSEKLALIRKGRVLARRFGLPEKVGVISGGSLNAPGWHPACDRSMADGELVAKLGDAEHFGLYIEEALQSCGLIIAPDGITGNFIFRTLEYLGAGYGHGALVVNIDKIFIDTSHAHKSYTNALMLAASLLDD; this is translated from the coding sequence ATGACCGTTTCAAAAAAAAGTATCGGGATTGGCACAGAAGCGGACCCGGAGATGGTCATTGCCAATGCCTGCAGGGTAAACATTCCTTACGACATCGTATGTTATTGCCGACCGGGTACTGCTTCCGTTCCCCCGGGGAACTCCCGGGTGAAACTGGCGGAGAGTGCGGACCCCGGCGCCGCACTTGTTGCCGACCTGATGGCGGGAACGATCCAGGCAGCAGTACGGGGAGACCTCAGGGGAGAGGTAACCTTAAAGGTGCTCGAGGCCGCGGCTGGTGTCTCCCGGCTGGAGAGGGTCGCGCTCCTGGAGACTGCCGGTGGGAAAAAATTCATGTTCGCCCCCGTCGGGATTGCTGAAGGGTGGACAGTCTCCGAGAAGCTTGCATTAATCCGGAAAGGGAGGGTGCTGGCCCGCAGGTTCGGCCTTCCGGAAAAGGTGGGCGTCATATCAGGGGGCAGCCTGAACGCTCCCGGCTGGCATCCTGCCTGTGACCGGAGTATGGCCGATGGCGAGCTCGTTGCAAAACTGGGCGATGCCGAACATTTCGGTCTCTATATCGAAGAGGCGCTCCAATCCTGCGGGCTTATCATCGCCCCCGACGGGATCACGGGGAATTTTATCTTCCGGACACTCGAATATCTTGGCGCGGGATACGGGCACGGGGCCCTGGTTGTCAACATCGACAAAATCTTTATCGACACCTCCCATGCCCATAAGAGTTATACCAATGCCCTCATGCTCGCAGCATCGTTGCTGGACGACTGA